A part of Asterias rubens chromosome 14, eAstRub1.3, whole genome shotgun sequence genomic DNA contains:
- the LOC117299188 gene encoding uncharacterized protein LOC117299188, with amino-acid sequence MYYGLPRRVHSDQGREFDNNLIKELTNLLGIRKSRTTPYHPQGDPQPERFNRTLLSMLGTLPEDKKQNWSKFVGPLVHAYNCTRNDSTGFSPYYIIIGREARIPLDLCFGTTPDGVTNKDHSKYVSELRKSLENAYQRAAMESAKLSESNKKRYDLRVRGSELKEGDRVLIRNVGFKGPHKLADKWKDTVYCVVSHPNDGIPVSPKVLHRNMILPIGVLTGENQTPPAVETPKRPVTRQMKHQRLEVPSKVRQAKESLTEDHDDDDTSNIITIWSKCEKKVPASGTEVNVPENSSFQENDSEEVQKGSEDSTVATSPLQIDAEPFIPLGWKSTNDDNLPLDEANSHTSTWSQMGTDSIGVSPEGIEQMETDPCGVGQEVSEPMINNPDVDGEGGKAASLACDKEVMLVPDAEISCESQSRDLVGDGTSDIYPVVEEVRSEVPILKDSSGVSNEMLECIPDVGEDLDIGAEVVIDSMLSPCESTSIEDVVTEDASTADVSVKTDSAVESMETSEKVDVSKSGRQRQPPKRFTYDTFGQPTCNKFSVNALEHWIPGFCKPLFFPTKSSIGTMPPV; translated from the coding sequence ATGTACTATGGACTACCAAGGCGTGTACATTCCGACCAGGGTCGAGAGTTCGACAATAATTTGATCAAGGAGCTTACTAATCTTCTGGGGATTAGGAAATCAAGAACAACACCGTACCATCCCCAGGGTGATCCTCAGCCCGAACGTTTCAACAGAACCTTGCTGAGCATGCTTGGCACTCTTCCTGAAGACAAGAAGCAGAACTGGAGCAAATTTGTTGGTCCACTAGTACATGCATATAATTGTACGAGGAATGACAGTACAGGTTTCTCACCATACTACATCATCATCGGGCGAGAGGCACGAATACCACTTGATCTATGCTTCGGCACAACCCCAGATGGTGTCACAAACAAAGACCATTCCAAGTATGTTTCTGAGCTCCGGAAGAGTCTGGAGAATGCATATCAGCGTGCTGCGATGGAGTCTGCAAAACTGTCTGAATCGAACAAGAAGCGTTACGATCTCAGGGTGAGGGGTAGCGAGTTGAAAGAGGGTGATAGGGTACTCATTCGAAACGTTGGATTCAAAGGCCCACACAAGCTTGCAGATAAGTGGAAAGACACGGTGTACTGTGTTGTCAGTCATCCAAATGATGGGATTCCTGTTTCACCCAAGGTGTTGCATCGAAACATGATCCTGCCAATTGGAGTACTCACCGGTGAAAATCAAACCCCACCTGCTGTGGAAACACCTAAGAGACCGGTGACAAGACAAATGAAGCACCAGAGGTTGGAAGTGCCAAGTAAAGTAAGACAAGCAAAAGAAAGCTTGACAGAAGATCACGATGATGATGACACAAGTAATATCATCACCATATGGTCTAAATGTGAAAAGAAAGTTCCGGCTTCGGGTACTGAAGTTAATGTCCCTGAAAATTCCAGTTTCCAGGAAAATGATAGTGAGGAGGTTCAGAAAGGTTCTGAAGATTCCACTGTTGCTACCAGCCCGTTGCAGATTGATGCAGAACCATTCATTCCGTTGGGATGGAAATCTACCAATGATGACAATTTACCACTAGATGAAGCCAACAGCCACACTTCGACCTGGTCACAGATGGGGACAGATTCCATTGGTGTTAGTCCAGAAGGGATTGAACAGATGGAAACAGATCCCTGTGGTGTAGGTCAAGAAGTGAGTGAGCCCATGATCAACAACCCAGATGTTGATGGAGAAGGTGGAAAGGCTGCTTCTCTAGCTTGCGACAAAGAAGTTATGCTGGTTCCTGATGCTGAGATTTCCTGCGAAAGTCAGTCGAGAGATTTGGTAGGTGATGGAACTAGTGACATATACCCAGTAGTTGAGGAAGTCAGAAGTGAAGTTCCTATCTTGAAAGATTCAAGCGGGGTTAGCAATGAGATGCTTGAGTGCATACCAGATGTGGGTGAAGATCTTGACATTGGCGCAGAAGTAGTCATCGACAGCATGCTTAGCCCTTGTGAGAGTACAAGTATTGAAGATGTGGTAACAGAAGACGCTTCAACTGCTGATGTATCTGTGAAGACAGACTCTGCTGTTGAATCCATGGAGACTTCTGAAAAGGTTGATGTATCCAAGTCAGGTAGACAGCGTCAACCACCTAAGAGATTCACATACGATACGTTTGGGCAACCAACATGTAACAAATTCAGTGTGAACGCACTAGAGCATTGGATTCCAGGTTTCTGCAAGCCACTGTTCTTCCCGACTAAAAGTAGCATCGGGACGATGCCACCAGTTTAG